From the genome of Parazoarcus communis, one region includes:
- a CDS encoding DUF1992 domain-containing protein codes for MSIFEILAEQRIADAIRRGEVDNLPGAGRPLVFDDELFVSGEQRMINRVLKNAGFTPPEVRLRKELADLREALARPPDDEQRTLLQRELNMVLLRLGTLRRH; via the coding sequence ATGTCGATTTTCGAGATCCTCGCCGAACAACGCATTGCAGACGCCATCCGTCGCGGCGAGGTGGACAACCTGCCCGGCGCGGGGCGTCCGCTCGTGTTCGACGACGAGCTCTTCGTGTCCGGCGAACAGCGCATGATCAACCGGGTGCTCAAGAACGCCGGATTCACCCCGCCCGAGGTACGACTGCGCAAGGAGCTGGCCGACCTTCGGGAGGCCCTCGCACGGCCCCCCGACGACGAGCAGCGGACGCTGCTTCAGCGCGAACTCAACATGGTGCTGCTCAGACTGGGCACACTGCGCCGCCACTGA
- the gtfA gene encoding sucrose phosphorylase — MALKNKVQLIAYPNRIGTHLNDLADFIEQHLGKAIGGLHLLPPFPSNADGGFSPLTHKEIDPVFGDWANVERIASRYDVCLDLILNHISDQSPEFQDFKKKGKASEYASLFVDVDALGEIGPDDLAKIHIRKEKEPFRDVTFADGTHGRVWCTFSESQIDLDYNAEKTYAMMTDTITFLGERGVKLLRLDAFGYTTKKIGTSCFLVEPDVWRILEWFRKTAAERGIEIMPEVHDHPSYQYAIARRGMWAYAFALPPLLLHALMDLNSSYLKSWLRMCPHNQVTVLDTHDGICIPDVEDILPRYHVEAVIKNVSDRSADPILRRSAANAHSVGAIYQLTCTFFEALQCNDDAYIAARAIQMFTPGIPQVYYVGLLAGRNDFELMEKTGEARDINRHYYTVDEAVAALGSEVARRQFKLMELRSTHPAFDGEFELHYSNDSSVSMGWRNGPHSAQVFVDLNFRTATVTCTDSDTGHEISYRV; from the coding sequence ATGGCGCTCAAGAACAAGGTGCAGCTCATTGCCTACCCGAACCGGATCGGCACCCACCTGAACGATCTTGCCGATTTCATCGAACAGCACCTGGGCAAGGCGATCGGCGGACTGCACCTGCTGCCCCCGTTTCCGTCCAATGCCGACGGCGGCTTCTCGCCCCTGACGCACAAGGAGATCGACCCGGTCTTCGGTGACTGGGCGAACGTTGAGCGCATCGCCAGCCGTTACGACGTCTGCCTCGACCTGATCCTGAACCACATCTCGGATCAGTCGCCAGAATTCCAGGACTTCAAGAAGAAGGGCAAGGCCTCCGAATACGCATCCCTGTTCGTCGATGTCGACGCGCTGGGCGAAATCGGCCCTGACGATCTCGCCAAGATCCACATCCGCAAGGAGAAGGAACCCTTCCGCGACGTCACCTTCGCCGACGGCACGCATGGCCGCGTCTGGTGCACATTCAGCGAGAGCCAGATCGACCTCGACTACAACGCCGAGAAAACCTACGCGATGATGACCGACACCATCACCTTCCTCGGTGAACGTGGGGTCAAGCTGCTGCGACTGGACGCCTTCGGCTATACCACCAAGAAGATCGGCACCAGCTGCTTCCTGGTCGAACCGGACGTGTGGCGCATTCTGGAATGGTTCCGCAAGACCGCCGCCGAACGTGGCATCGAGATCATGCCCGAGGTCCACGACCACCCGAGCTATCAGTACGCGATTGCCCGCCGCGGCATGTGGGCCTACGCCTTCGCCCTGCCGCCCCTGCTGCTGCATGCGCTCATGGACCTCAACAGCAGCTATCTCAAGTCCTGGCTGCGAATGTGCCCGCACAACCAGGTCACCGTGCTCGACACCCATGACGGCATCTGCATTCCCGACGTCGAGGACATCCTGCCCCGTTACCACGTCGAAGCGGTCATCAAGAATGTCTCCGATCGCAGCGCCGACCCCATCCTGCGCCGCTCGGCGGCCAATGCCCACAGCGTCGGCGCCATCTACCAGCTCACCTGCACGTTCTTCGAAGCCCTGCAGTGCAATGACGACGCCTACATTGCGGCGCGCGCAATCCAGATGTTCACGCCCGGCATCCCGCAGGTCTATTACGTCGGCCTGCTGGCCGGTCGCAACGACTTCGAGCTGATGGAGAAAACCGGCGAGGCGCGCGACATCAACCGCCACTACTACACCGTGGACGAAGCGGTCGCAGCCCTCGGCAGCGAGGTTGCCCGGCGCCAGTTCAAGCTGATGGAACTGCGCTCGACGCACCCGGCCTTCGACGGCGAGTTCGAGCTGCATTACTCGAACGACTCCAGCGTGTCGATGGGCTGGCGCAACGGCCCGCACAGTGCGCAGGTGTTCGTCGACCTGAACTTCCGCACCGCCACGGTGACCTGCACCGACTCGGACACCGGCCACGAGATCAGCTACCGGGTCTGA